The Candidatus Saccharibacteria bacterium RAAC3_TM7_1 nucleotide sequence ATCTCCTCGACTGTCAAAACATGCTCAATCTTGAATTCGCCTAATAGGTATACTGATTGACTGTCATACTCTGGTGCAATAAGACCTAGGTCTGTAAATACTTTTTCAAACAGTGACTGCTCGAGCGGCGTATTGGACACTGAACTAATCCTGCTAGTCTCTGTGGTTTGCGGTAGACTCTTGCTCTCCGAGAAGAAAAGATCGATCGATTTGAGCAGGGTACTTTTACCAGCATCATTCAAGCCAATGAGTGTCACATACGAATCCTCGGCGAGAGGAATAAGAACATTCTTGAGACTCTTATGATTCATGATCGTGATATTTGCAAGTCTCATGGCTATATTTCCTGTTTCCTACCTTGATGTATATCGATGAACCTCATCGGTTTACTAATTTCCCAATCCATCACTTTCACATATTTACCGTTGTGCTTGGTTGGGCGGCTAAACTTACAGCCTTCACACTCATAACTTTCGACTGCATCAGGGGTCTCGCCAAATAGCGTTAGCTCGCCTGGAATTAACTTAGACTCGTGGCGACAGCTCATTGGTGTTACGTATTTGAGCCCGTCCATCTGGAAGATATTCCAGCTAATAATTTTGGCGAAGGAGCGCAGAACATCCAATGATGGTTTGCGTCCGAATTTATCTTCGTAGTAATCGATTAGCGTATAGAGCAAATTTTCTCTGGCAATAAGGAGATTGTCACCTTGCCATTCGTAACCATAGCTCGCTTTATAGGCGTACTTTGCCCATATGAGCCACTCACGCGGGGTATCGCAAAATTGCGACACAACCCGCAGTTTGCGATCAAGAAACCCAACGCGATTTGATAGTTTTATCAATTTTCCGGTATGTGATGTGGGGTTGTAGCGGCTTACAATAAACGGTGCTTCGCCACAACTAATCTCGAGCATTGTCTTTGATACGTAGTCCTGCCAGTTTTCAGTAGTTGTGAACCTAGTATCACTCGACCAATCAACGAGTTTGTTCATCTTGTCGACAATTTTGATCGGCGTGAATACCTCAGCTTTATCGCGAGTACGTTGCTTCTGCTCGGCAATAGGCTTTGCGGCACGAGGTTGAATAAGCTCACCGAATTGCCCGGTAACAAGTTCCTTTTTAATTTGTTTTTTAGGTGCGAACTCTCTGCCAATTGCTTCGTATGAGTCTGTTGCCCAGATGATATTTCTGCCAGTTGTTCTATCAATCAGGAGAATATCTAATAAATCACTACGCCGGCGGAGGGAATTTTCTTGAATATCTATTTCGAGAGCAGAAGCCATAGGCTACTCCATTGCCCTGACACGAGTCTCGATAAAGTTAATTTCGCTTTCGTCCAGGCCGTACTTTATATAAAGCTGCTTGTCTATATTTGCTAAGCTTTGCGACCAATCAATGTCTGATTCTGACGTGAAATCCTGAACAGGAACATTGCACCAAGTGCTTCGAGGGTTGTGTTGTGTGATCTTTAAAGTACCGAGCATAGCACGACAGAATTTTGTTTTAACGTATTTCATACAATTCCGAGCCTCAGGCTCGGTATCAAACGCGCCGATCCTAATAAAGGACTCCGTACACCCGACTAGGGGCTCCCCAACTAGGGGTGTGCTCATGATTTCGCCAATCGCTCCAGTTCCATTTGATTCAGGTACGAATACTTTCCACTTTTCGATCGCCTTATCATTAAGCATCGAAGCACTCACAAATCGTCTCGAACGTTTGTTGCCACGCTCGAGTCCTACGATTTCAATTTGATGGGTTGCGTCCTTTTTATCACTGAACACATCAGGTAAATCAAAGAATGCACTAGTCCTAAAGTAGCTTCGCTTACGTCCGAATTTATCTTCATATCGTATCGTAGGGCTTCCACCAGCCGTGCTGATGATTCCGTTCAATCCACCTTTTCCTACTTTTGCTAAAGTCGTGCGCAATTCTTCATAAGAAACGAAGGATCCGCCTAGTCCACCACTAGGGTTGTCGCGATTCCATAGTGTTATCGCAACACCCCCTTTAATATCGACTTCTTTAAATACTTTTTTTGAGCTTGGCTCATAGAATGGAACAGAAAAATGTTTGTCATTAAGCATTTTTTTATTCCAGTCCTTGGGAGTTTTACCTGCATTAAATAGGAATCGTGCAGGGTGAATCAGTGAGACATAACTTGGATTCATCGCTTTTGCAGATTCAAAGAATAAGTGATAGATTGGCTTTTTGTCAGTTGCGGCACCAGATGACTGCTGGTCATACGGCGGATTGCCGACGATTGCACTAAACTTCACCTGACTAACCTCGCTCTCATTACTCTCTATTTTATCATCTATACCCTTGAGATCTTGTTTTGTTATTTCGCTTAGCGTTTTATTCTCTAGTAGCTTCGTGATTGCATCTGGATGCTTCAGCTCTAGAGTATCGTATGAGGTAAAGTGCTGAGCAATGTTATCGATATTAAGACCAAGTGCTTCATACATTTTGCGTGTGAATTCATAGGCGGCTGGCGAAGTTGGAATAGAGTAGAAGTGGTTCCTGACCTCGTCTAGTGCCGCACCGCTTTGCATGGCTCGTGCAACAAAACCATTTGCAAAGCTTCCTGATTTGCTCGCGACATCCAATACTTTTGCTGATGAAATATTTTGCCAGAAAGCGTCATCAAATGAGTCATAGACCTTGTCTACGATGTGGGCTGGCGTAAATACTTCTGAATCCGAAAGTTTTCCAAACTTGTTGATGGCAGTATTGATGTGCTCGACGGGAGTGACTGTGTCGTCGTTAGCACGGTAATCTGAGTTCTGAATTTTGTAATCGAGCGAGCTCAGAACCGACCAGTTAATAGTTTGGCGAAGAGCATTCAGGTGCTCTTTCTTAAGCCCCAAGCTACGAGCTATGCGACGGTTATCCTCGTTTGCATTAAGGTTGGCAACAACGTCAGTCAGTGATTTTTCTTCCGTAGTCGAGAGGAAAGCGAATAGCAAGATGAGTACGTAGTACATACGGAACTGCTTTTCGAAAGTCTTGATTGCGCTAGCTTCATCGTCAGTGGATGAACCATCTGTTCCGCCCGATGACGACCCATCAGTTTCTTCAGAGCCTTGTCTATCCTCATCGTCATCAGCATCAAGTTCCTGCCCGTCACCTTCATCATCTATCGGTGAAATGTTAAGGCCATTTTTACCGTTTATCTCCGCAAGAGTACTGATAAGTCCGTAGATATCTTCGTTGTCGCGGAGACTGATATCGACACCGATTTCATTAACATCTTCACTAATTGAGCGTTCGCTAGCGTATTTTCGAACCGCATCGATAATTACAGAGGCCTCGACTTCAACGAGTTTATTGTTTTCAGCGTTAAATGCAAGCACTGGTGATACTCTTAGTTCACGAGCTACAAACTGCTCAATATTTTCATTACCGATATTCCCGGTGTTAGCGCCGTAGCTCAGGGCTTTAGCCTCCTGCAGAAAGAAGAGCCGTGTTGGGTCAAGATCTACAAGGAGTGTCTGTGGCTTCATGTCGTATTTAATGACCTCACCCGTTTCAGAGGTGTATTGTTTAATCCACGGAGATTGAAGCCTAAAGATCGCCTGATCGTACTCTTGCGGACTAACCGTAGCCTTGAGGTAGATCATAGTATCCCACTGTGGAACCGTGGTACCGGTGAGCATTTTGTTCACTGTTAGCGTCAGTGTCTTCTCACCGTTCTCTTCCGCTTCGGCGATTGCTGTTTTTATTTGCTCGGGCTTTGTGAGTGACGCATTATGTCCGCTAATGTTCAGAACCTTGTGCTGAGAAAGATTCTTGAATAAATCGGCCCGTTCACGGATTAACTTTTCAAATGCGTCACAAGAGGCTCTTTTTGGCAGTACAATAACGACATGGCGAGTCAGCTTACCAGATTTTACGGATGGATGATCTAGCAAGCCAAGGAGCTGCGAATCTTCCTTTGAGCCGTCTAGTACCTGAAGAAGATCGACTGCTTCTTGTTCGTGAGCGAACGTCTCATAGTTGCCGCCCTTGTTCGTATCGACAGGCGCGAATATTTCTGACGGCTTACTACCGGGGATTGCTTCAAGTTTTTTGCGTGAACTTTCATTTGGGTTGAAAGCAAAACGAACCATCTGAGGAAACCCGTAGTATGGGTTGTTCCACTCATTTTTATCTAAGTTATTGGCGCTCCAGTCTAGCTTAGCTTCGTAAATGTCACTGAATTGCACAAAAGCAATAATATCTTCCTTGGCGAACTCGCTACCCATGAGGATGCGGTATGGTGTCCCGGAAAGGTGTAGTTTAATCTTGGCGTTGATCGGCTGCAACCCTTGTATCCTGCCCAACTCATCGATGCCGTCGGTATCTTTAAGAGACTCTTCATCTTCTTCGCTTAGTTCAACGCCAGCTAAGATTTTACCTAGAACTTGAGCTCGTGCGCCAAAGTGCGTTTCATCGATGACAAGCAGGTCTGGGCTAACGGTCTTAAGTATTTCGTGGCGCTTCTTAACCTCTACCGCCGACCCAGCTAGATCTTGCAGCGTCAGGAAGAGAACGACGTTAGTGCAAGTCTCTTGCTTGCCGTCGCCTGTGTAGAACTCGGCTCCGTATACATCGCTAAATTTCAGGTCTGTTGCTAGGTCTGAAATTTCCATGAAGCGATAGCCAGCAAAGTCTTTGTGGCTTTCAACGGTCTGCTTCCATTCCGATCTAACATCGGCTTTTGCAGATACGACTAGCGTCAATTTCGAATCTATTTCTTTAGCACACCACATAGAGGTAATTGACTTACCAAAGCGCATCACGGCATACATGAGAAGATTCGTGCGGCCGTTCGATACGGCGTTCGAGAAGTTATTAATTACTTCTTGCTGATTGTCTCGTGGCGCAAAGTCTTTTTCGCGCGCATAGTGAAGCTCAACTCTATCCCTCAAGCTATCGTAGTAAGCGTACTTACCCGGAGTACCGTAACTATCTATAACATCCTGAACAGCAACAGTGACATCTTCGCCATTGATACTATCGAAGAACTCATTTGAGTAAATGCCGTTTTCTCTGTCTATCTCTACGCGAGCCGTGCCGTTAGTCTCAAGATATTTATGCACGGAGTGGTCACGAAAAAACACATTGTCATTAACCAATGCCTTGTGCCGCGAAACCTCAACCAGATCCTTATAGTGCCTACGCCATTCATTGAGGCGTTCTTCAACCGAACGGTACGAGTCTCCCACCTTCAGTAGATTTGGCAGTGTATTTGTTTGAAACGAGTAAATATGAGGCTCGACTCGACCGGTAATTATTTCTTTGATTTTAGAGTCGTCAAAATTAGCCATATTACATAATATTATACCTTAAAAATAGATGTAGTTGTTGAACTTACTTCACTGGAATAAGGAATGAAACAAAAAAGAAGACTCCTGTTTCCTCGCAATGCGTGAAACACGAATCTTCTAAGGCTGATTATAGCAGTGAACTACTCGCTTTCTTCAATTCTTTGACGGCGTTCGTCGAGCGTCTCACCCTCGTATGACCAGTATGCTGTACCAGATACTGCACTGTTATAGCCGAGTACTTCCTGGGCGGCTTTTGATAAGCTTGTTCGCCGACCATTGAATTCAATCGTTTCGGATCCAGTACGACCAACGACGATAGCCTTCACCTCGTCATTCCGGCTAAAGTAGAGCTCCGCATTTAGGGGTATATTAACCATATCGAAGTTAAACCTACTCCGGATCTGGCGAGCTTCGTTTAGCGACCTTTGATCTTCGGCAGACTCGACAATATCGTCCTTGGGCGTGATGTTTTCAATCTCGGCTAATTTCAGTGCCGCAACCACTCGCTCGGGATCAATATTGAAGAACTCACGACGAGGGTTGACTCGGTTGTTATCAAACGCATCATGGAGCTGACGCTCAACAAATGCCGCATCTTTTACGGTACAGGCATATGAGACAGTGAATGGCAAAGGAACGCTAGTGGAACGGCTCAGTTCAGCAACGCGTTGCTCAAGGCTAGTATTTGTTTTTCCGATCTTCACATAGCCCGGCATGGCCTCGTTGGTTAGAACATAAATAATATCAATCATTGAATCTTATTATATTGGAAACTTCTACTTTACGTACTCTTTTATTGTACGTACCGAGCAAACCAGTAAAGGTCGTTCGTACTCTGGTAAACGTCAGGTGCGCTCCACCTTGACAGGCTTGCCTTGCGGTACCGTCAGCAGACTCCGTTACGTAAAGTAAAGGAGAAAGAAATGACAAACGTAGCTCAAGCAACACAAACTGTAGCCACCGAGTACAACGGGTGGAGTAACCGAGAGACGTGGATAGCGAATCTCTGGCTCAACAACGACGAGTACAGTTACGACGTACTCTGCAAGGCACTCAGAATCGACGGTGAGGTCATCGACCAAGCCGACTGGGTAGAACAGCATCTGCGCTGGCAGCTAGACGGCGAGATCGACGAGGCTTGTCTGTGGCAAGACCTACTCCGATGCGCCTTTGAGCGGATCAATTGGGTTGAGGTAATCGAAAAGAATACCGATTAGCCGAGCCGTCCTGAGCATGACGCTAAACTGCTCTTAAAGCTATGCAGCACGAAAGGTGTTCCTCAGACTATTGCTCCGTGAAAGGAGCTAGTATCTCGTCAGCATCGAGACCAGCTTGCATCAGGTAGCCGTAGGCAGTTTCAAACGCTTCATCAAATGGTAGTACGGCTATCTCAGCTCGGGTTTCAGGGTCAAGGCCGTCATCCTCGAATGGCGCAAGTGCATCGGCAATCTCAGAGCTAGCTAACAGTTCAGCCGCAACCTCGTCCATACCCATGTTCTCGGCATATTCTGCTGCATTTTTGAGATCCTCTAGGGCAAGATCAACCTTGCCGATATCTCGTCGTAGCGTTGCAGTAGCAATGATTAGGCCGATTTGCGCTGCTGCATAGGCTGAGCCTTGCTGTTGATCGACAATGGCTTCGCCTTGTGTTTGGTATTGTTCAGTAAGCAAGCGAATCGCTTCTTCGTCCCCGCGTTCATTTGCCTCAATAAGTGCACTGCGAAGTTGGCCTAGTTCGGCCGTTTCAATAAAACCGAGTTTTCCTGCAAGAGCCTCAAAACCTTCTTGCGATTGCGTTTCTTGTTCAGCTGACTGTGGTAATTGTTCCGGGAAGTTACCTTGTTCCATAATCCGATTATACCAAATATGAAAGAGTCTTCCTCCCTCTGTCTTCTCATTGTACGGGTGAACGAACCGCATCAAGGTCGTTCGTCCCATTGGTAAACGTCAAGGGGCGCTCCACCTTGACCCAGTTCGTCGCAGCCCGTCGCCCTCTGACAGAGAGGCAGGAAGTCCTCTCGATAAAGCAAGGAGGGTTCTATGAACACCGAAGAAATTACAAAGATAGCAGCACTGAACGACGAATACCGTCGTGGTACAAGATTCACTGTCACGCGAGGCGTGCAAGAAGTTATAGACTTCTTGGGCCTAATTCAAGCAGTGCGTGATTACGCGAACTTTAACGAAGATAACGATCCGTATGGAGAGCATGCCTTCGGCAAGCTAGATTGGTACGAAGAGACGATCTACTGGAAGATTGACTACTACGACCAGATGCTTGAGACATGGCATTCTCCGCTATCTCCGGACTGCCACCGGGTACTAACGATCATGTTAGCCGAGGAGTACTAGCTCCTACCGTCCTGAGCACGACGATAAAAGGCTCAAACAATCGGTTCGGGGAGAATAGTTACTGCACGGGGAACGATCTCAAAGACAATATCACTCTCATCGAGATAATTATCATCCATTTTTTCTTCTACGTAGGCCTTCAGTTTGTTTCTGTCACCTTTTAATCTTCGAACTATCCGTACGTTTGGATATGTATCCCATGACCAATCATCCGACTCGTAATGCTCAATATACTTCCGGATGCGTTTTTTTACTAAAAATAAGTGCTGATCGCCGGTTAGTTCTACAAAGAAGTGCGTCTTTTTATCACGTACGTAGAGCGCCGGATACGGCTTAAGCATGCCCTCTGTTTCGGCAAGCTCACTAGCCGTCTGGATCAATACGTCATCACCTAATGCCTGCCTGACGTCAAGATACGCATCATGTACCGCCACCTGGTAGTCCACAAAGTCCGACGATTTACCTTTTTCTCTAAGCCGGCTGCTCAGGATGTCTTCATCAAGATCTAATTGTAGCTGGCGCAGATATTTTATAGCTTGAGGAGTTAAGTAATATCGTGCCGACTTATTCATCAGCCTATAGTTCTTGTTATATTTTATTCCAAGGTAGCCATTTGAAAGCAATATCTTAAGTGCACTATAGGCAGAGTTCTGAGTTATGTTTTTGTGCCTGGCAAGGTTATCTGTTGTTAA carries:
- a CDS encoding hypothetical protein (RAAC3_TM7_1_84) produces the protein MIDIIYVLTNEAMPGYVKIGKTNTSLEQRVAELSRSTSVPLPFTVSYACTVKDAAFVERQLHDAFDNNRVNPRREFFNIDPERVVAALKLAEIENITPKDDIVESAEDQRSLNEARQIRSRFNFDMVNIPLNAELYFSRNDEVKAIVVGRTGSETIEFNGRRTSLSKAAQEVLGYNSAVSGTAYWSYEGETLDERRQRIEESE
- a CDS encoding hypothetical protein (RAAC3_TM7_1_86); its protein translation is MEQGNFPEQLPQSAEQETQSQEGFEALAGKLGFIETAELGQLRSALIEANERGDEEAIRLLTEQYQTQGEAIVDQQQGSAYAAAQIGLIIATATLRRDIGKVDLALEDLKNAAEYAENMGMDEVAAELLASSEIADALAPFEDDGLDPETRAEIAVLPFDEAFETAYGYLMQAGLDADEILAPFTEQ
- a CDS encoding hypothetical protein (RAAC3_TM7_1_82); amino-acid sequence: MASALEIDIQENSLRRRSDLLDILLIDRTTGRNIIWATDSYEAIGREFAPKKQIKKELVTGQFGELIQPRAAKPIAEQKQRTRDKAEVFTPIKIVDKMNKLVDWSSDTRFTTTENWQDYVSKTMLEISCGEAPFIVSRYNPTSHTGKLIKLSNRVGFLDRKLRVVSQFCDTPREWLIWAKYAYKASYGYEWQGDNLLIARENLLYTLIDYYEDKFGRKPSLDVLRSFAKIISWNIFQMDGLKYVTPMSCRHESKLIPGELTLFGETPDAVESYECEGCKFSRPTKHNGKYVKVMDWEISKPMRFIDIHQGRKQEI
- a CDS encoding Eco57I restriction endonuclease (RAAC3_TM7_1_83) — translated: MANFDDSKIKEIITGRVEPHIYSFQTNTLPNLLKVGDSYRSVEERLNEWRRHYKDLVEVSRHKALVNDNVFFRDHSVHKYLETNGTARVEIDRENGIYSNEFFDSINGEDVTVAVQDVIDSYGTPGKYAYYDSLRDRVELHYAREKDFAPRDNQQEVINNFSNAVSNGRTNLLMYAVMRFGKSITSMWCAKEIDSKLTLVVSAKADVRSEWKQTVESHKDFAGYRFMEISDLATDLKFSDVYGAEFYTGDGKQETCTNVVLFLTLQDLAGSAVEVKKRHEILKTVSPDLLVIDETHFGARAQVLGKILAGVELSEEDEESLKDTDGIDELGRIQGLQPINAKIKLHLSGTPYRILMGSEFAKEDIIAFVQFSDIYEAKLDWSANNLDKNEWNNPYYGFPQMVRFAFNPNESSRKKLEAIPGSKPSEIFAPVDTNKGGNYETFAHEQEAVDLLQVLDGSKEDSQLLGLLDHPSVKSGKLTRHVVIVLPKRASCDAFEKLIRERADLFKNLSQHKVLNISGHNASLTKPEQIKTAIAEAEENGEKTLTLTVNKMLTGTTVPQWDTMIYLKATVSPQEYDQAIFRLQSPWIKQYTSETGEVIKYDMKPQTLLVDLDPTRLFFLQEAKALSYGANTGNIGNENIEQFVARELRVSPVLAFNAENNKLVEVEASVIIDAVRKYASERSISEDVNEIGVDISLRDNEDIYGLISTLAEINGKNGLNISPIDDEGDGQELDADDDEDRQGSEETDGSSSGGTDGSSTDDEASAIKTFEKQFRMYYVLILLFAFLSTTEEKSLTDVVANLNANEDNRRIARSLGLKKEHLNALRQTINWSVLSSLDYKIQNSDYRANDDTVTPVEHINTAINKFGKLSDSEVFTPAHIVDKVYDSFDDAFWQNISSAKVLDVASKSGSFANGFVARAMQSGAALDEVRNHFYSIPTSPAAYEFTRKMYEALGLNIDNIAQHFTSYDTLELKHPDAITKLLENKTLSEITKQDLKGIDDKIESNESEVSQVKFSAIVGNPPYDQQSSGAATDKKPIYHLFFESAKAMNPSYVSLIHPARFLFNAGKTPKDWNKKMLNDKHFSVPFYEPSSKKVFKEVDIKGGVAITLWNRDNPSGGLGGSFVSYEELRTTLAKVGKGGLNGIISTAGGSPTIRYEDKFGRKRSYFRTSAFFDLPDVFSDKKDATHQIEIVGLERGNKRSRRFVSASMLNDKAIEKWKVFVPESNGTGAIGEIMSTPLVGEPLVGCTESFIRIGAFDTEPEARNCMKYVKTKFCRAMLGTLKITQHNPRSTWCNVPVQDFTSESDIDWSQSLANIDKQLYIKYGLDESEINFIETRVRAME
- a CDS encoding hypothetical protein (RAAC3_TM7_1_87), which codes for MNTEEITKIAALNDEYRRGTRFTVTRGVQEVIDFLGLIQAVRDYANFNEDNDPYGEHAFGKLDWYEETIYWKIDYYDQMLETWHSPLSPDCHRVLTIMLAEEY
- a CDS encoding hypothetical protein (RAAC3_TM7_1_88), coding for MMSDRKLNTKQINILKTAYKFRYLTTDNLARHKNITQNSAYSALKILLSNGYLGIKYNKNYRLMNKSARYYLTPQAIKYLRQLQLDLDEDILSSRLREKGKSSDFVDYQVAVHDAYLDVRQALGDDVLIQTASELAETEGMLKPYPALYVRDKKTHFFVELTGDQHLFLVKKRIRKYIEHYESDDWSWDTYPNVRIVRRLKGDRNKLKAYVEEKMDDNYLDESDIVFEIVPRAVTILPEPIV
- a CDS encoding hypothetical protein (RAAC3_TM7_1_85), whose product is MTNVAQATQTVATEYNGWSNRETWIANLWLNNDEYSYDVLCKALRIDGEVIDQADWVEQHLRWQLDGEIDEACLWQDLLRCAFERINWVEVIEKNTD